A genomic region of Chloroflexota bacterium contains the following coding sequences:
- a CDS encoding phospholipid carrier-dependent glycosyltransferase, with amino-acid sequence MPALQRFRYHWPLLLLLLVYCTLAVWWSTRIPLGEGPDEPGHAEYALFVARNNRLPDQRLGDVPGEGHQPPLAYWLMQPLARSVAVEDRVVILANNHRWIWAGGKEPAAFAWRSIDRPPYQADVLVWHRLRWFSIGCAALTIIVGYAIGLRLGLSKALATFAASLLAFWPQLLFHSVLVSNDPLLWLLCAGLLWLLLEPNPQAWWPWAVGAMLGAALLTKQSAVLLIPLIGLRLWQLRRSLNIWPALGGISLSSTAIAGWWYVRNLLLYGDPFGLGLYKGEFSSPTFSPWSLHDWGEAMHALGSSLIARFGWMSVAAPQWLYWLLAIWLGLAILGIRRFRIDQRWQIAWALVGLAFAWTFAFAVLSGQVGWQARFLFPAAPVAACALAIGLERSVKTAAWLLPALLVTMAVGLPNTVISAAYPYLVVEPQPERPVLALWRPDTANPIELRGILLPPTAKAGQPWLVNTLWRAVGKQDRKWSLFVHLAEIGSKDESFAFDVQPQDGVWHSLRWTPDDWWEDLLTINIPSDLAAGEYEVRIGWFDEFGDWSRAGVWSQTGILLGDYAVVGKVVVE; translated from the coding sequence GCATTCCCTTGGGCGAAGGCCCAGATGAGCCAGGTCATGCCGAATATGCCCTATTTGTGGCCCGCAATAATCGCCTGCCCGACCAGCGTTTGGGCGATGTACCAGGCGAAGGCCATCAGCCACCGCTAGCCTATTGGTTGATGCAACCATTAGCTCGCTCGGTTGCGGTCGAAGATCGAGTAGTGATTCTAGCGAATAATCATCGCTGGATTTGGGCTGGGGGCAAGGAGCCAGCCGCCTTTGCCTGGCGCTCGATCGACCGACCACCCTACCAAGCCGATGTGTTGGTATGGCATCGTTTGCGTTGGTTTTCAATTGGCTGTGCTGCCCTGACGATTATTGTGGGCTATGCGATTGGCCTGCGGTTGGGCTTGAGTAAGGCCTTGGCAACCTTTGCCGCCAGTTTGTTGGCGTTTTGGCCCCAACTGCTATTTCACTCAGTTTTAGTCTCGAATGATCCATTGCTATGGCTGTTGTGTGCTGGCTTGTTATGGCTGTTGCTTGAGCCGAATCCTCAAGCGTGGTGGCCATGGGCGGTTGGCGCAATGCTTGGGGCCGCATTGCTGACCAAACAAAGTGCAGTGCTGCTGATTCCATTGATTGGGCTGCGGCTTTGGCAATTGCGCCGCTCGCTCAACATCTGGCCTGCGCTTGGCGGGATAAGCCTGAGTAGTACAGCAATAGCAGGTTGGTGGTATGTACGCAATTTGCTACTGTATGGCGACCCATTTGGTTTGGGCTTGTACAAAGGCGAATTTAGCAGCCCAACCTTTTCGCCATGGAGCTTGCACGATTGGGGCGAGGCCATGCATGCCTTGGGCAGTTCGCTGATTGCCCGCTTTGGCTGGATGAGCGTGGCCGCGCCGCAATGGCTGTATTGGTTATTAGCAATTTGGCTTGGCTTAGCAATTTTAGGCATTCGACGCTTCCGGATCGATCAACGTTGGCAAATCGCTTGGGCACTGGTTGGCTTGGCCTTTGCTTGGACATTTGCTTTTGCAGTGTTGAGCGGTCAAGTTGGTTGGCAAGCCCGTTTCTTGTTTCCGGCGGCTCCAGTGGCGGCGTGCGCTTTGGCGATTGGGCTTGAGCGCAGCGTCAAAACGGCGGCTTGGCTCTTACCAGCGTTATTAGTAACCATGGCAGTGGGTTTGCCAAATACCGTGATCAGCGCGGCCTATCCCTATTTGGTGGTTGAGCCACAGCCAGAGCGGCCAGTTTTGGCCTTGTGGCGGCCCGACACGGCCAATCCGATTGAATTACGCGGCATTTTGCTGCCGCCAACCGCCAAAGCAGGCCAACCATGGCTGGTCAACACGTTGTGGCGAGCGGTTGGCAAGCAAGATCGCAAATGGTCGTTGTTTGTGCATTTGGCCGAGATTGGCAGCAAAGATGAGAGTTTCGCCTTCGATGTGCAGCCGCAAGATGGGGTTTGGCATTCGCTGCGCTGGACACCTGACGATTGGTGGGAAGATCTGCTGACAATCAATATTCCTAGCGATTTGGCTGCTGGCGAGTATGAAGTGCGGATCGGCTGGTTTGATGAATTTGGCGATTGGAGCCGCGCCGGAGTTTGGAGCCAAACTGGCATCTTGCTTGGCGATTATGCGGTTGTAGGCAAAGTTGTGGTTGAGTAG
- a CDS encoding glycosyltransferase family 39 protein → MMKRYTLHTCIILAVALGLRLATWWLLPYNDWISDEGEYWGAAIWLAQGREFQFFDSWIWTRPPLYISFLAAHIKLFGNSALWAPRLSQALISVLGVWLTMRIAKRLAPTEHQARVSLITGWLMALGYSFAAFSYFMLSETLFLSIFLAANLLLLRWASTRHWRDLLLAGVTFGFAALTRAIILTWLPLPALWIAWQIWRNQRPRWQAMIKPVLGFTLSVCVIVLPWTAFATNRWSNGDGLILVDTTGGYNFALGAQIATPDGRNGTRLAEILCGGNGLVCQGSQAARQNQAYAQGFEWLSENPQRFISKTALELLDILQVRFDSAEHLTDGYVDGRVPVPHLLGLLLDDTLYVVLVGLAVLGFWRKQAVAGKGLVLGWLGYNIIVGSLIFAIARFRQPLIPFVVIYAALAIVQWSQAWASRRQQHYAWASAGLLWLIVLPSYLYLPESVGVRSVWQDVRLGFAGVQQANQCQTIRDLLQAGDLVAARQLHDRIDAEGRSENTSVSGYTGRRCLALINGQLLEAEGKPEQALTFYQQANPKNNPVQSARILMLEGNLLQRQGQISAAVARFNFRDVEIINDLAWAWDYLTVVPTTTIDLGSGLDYGYVRGFYQSEHNQPDFRWSSQASALRLPQAATGQAQTLRLHLNGFTNDWQPTRISVSLNGQLIDSYQLQPTWHWLEIALPAQAQGSDLLIEFASSTFVSGPEDLATRVSSRASDPLRLLGFQLDRVEVK, encoded by the coding sequence ATGATGAAACGATACACGCTGCATACCTGCATCATTTTGGCGGTTGCTTTGGGCCTGCGCCTCGCCACCTGGTGGCTTTTGCCCTATAACGATTGGATCAGTGACGAAGGCGAATACTGGGGCGCGGCCATCTGGCTAGCGCAAGGCCGCGAATTTCAGTTTTTCGATAGCTGGATCTGGACGCGTCCGCCGCTGTATATTAGTTTTTTGGCGGCACATATCAAGCTTTTTGGCAATAGCGCGTTGTGGGCTCCCCGCCTCAGTCAAGCCTTGATCAGCGTTTTGGGAGTTTGGCTGACCATGCGGATTGCCAAGCGGCTTGCTCCAACTGAACACCAAGCACGGGTTAGCTTAATTACTGGCTGGCTGATGGCGCTGGGCTATTCATTTGCCGCATTCAGCTATTTTATGCTTTCAGAAACGCTGTTTTTGAGCATCTTCTTGGCGGCAAATTTGTTGTTATTGCGCTGGGCTAGCACCCGCCATTGGCGCGATTTGCTCTTGGCTGGGGTAACCTTTGGCTTTGCAGCCCTGACCCGAGCGATCATTTTAACCTGGCTGCCTTTACCTGCCTTGTGGATTGCTTGGCAAATCTGGCGCAATCAACGCCCACGCTGGCAAGCCATGATTAAACCAGTGCTTGGCTTTACGCTCAGCGTTTGTGTAATTGTCTTGCCGTGGACAGCCTTTGCAACCAATCGTTGGAGCAACGGCGATGGCTTAATTTTGGTCGATACGACTGGTGGTTATAATTTTGCCCTCGGTGCGCAAATTGCCACGCCTGATGGCCGCAATGGCACCCGCCTAGCCGAGATTTTGTGTGGTGGCAATGGCTTAGTTTGCCAAGGCTCGCAGGCAGCGCGGCAAAATCAAGCCTATGCCCAAGGGTTTGAGTGGCTGAGCGAAAATCCACAGCGCTTTATCAGCAAAACGGCGCTTGAATTATTAGATATTTTACAAGTACGCTTTGATAGCGCTGAACATTTGACCGATGGCTATGTTGATGGCCGCGTGCCAGTGCCGCATCTTTTGGGTCTATTGCTCGACGACACGCTGTATGTGGTGCTTGTAGGCTTGGCGGTGCTTGGGTTTTGGCGCAAGCAAGCGGTTGCTGGCAAAGGCTTGGTGCTGGGTTGGTTGGGCTATAACATTATTGTTGGCTCGTTGATTTTTGCGATTGCCCGTTTTCGTCAACCGCTGATTCCCTTCGTGGTCATCTATGCAGCGTTGGCAATCGTGCAGTGGTCGCAAGCTTGGGCCAGCCGCCGTCAGCAGCATTATGCTTGGGCCAGTGCAGGCTTATTGTGGCTAATAGTATTGCCATCGTATCTGTATTTACCAGAATCGGTCGGGGTGCGCAGCGTTTGGCAAGATGTGCGCTTGGGCTTTGCTGGCGTGCAACAAGCCAACCAATGCCAGACAATTCGCGATCTATTGCAAGCTGGCGATTTAGTGGCAGCTCGCCAACTGCACGACCGCATTGATGCCGAGGGTCGCAGCGAAAATACTAGCGTTAGTGGCTATACTGGGCGGCGTTGTTTGGCCTTGATCAATGGTCAATTGCTCGAAGCCGAAGGTAAACCAGAACAAGCCTTGACTTTCTACCAACAGGCTAATCCCAAAAATAATCCGGTGCAATCGGCCCGCATTTTGATGCTCGAAGGCAATTTGCTGCAACGCCAAGGCCAAATTAGCGCAGCAGTCGCCCGTTTTAATTTCCGCGATGTCGAAATTATTAATGATCTGGCTTGGGCGTGGGATTATTTGACTGTTGTGCCAACCACCACCATCGATCTTGGCTCTGGCTTGGATTATGGCTATGTGCGCGGTTTCTATCAGAGTGAGCATAATCAGCCAGATTTTCGTTGGAGCAGCCAAGCATCGGCTTTGCGTTTACCACAAGCGGCGACTGGTCAAGCTCAAACCTTGCGCTTACACCTGAATGGCTTTACCAACGATTGGCAACCAACCCGCATTAGCGTTAGCCTCAACGGCCAATTAATCGATAGTTATCAACTACAACCAACCTGGCATTGGCTCGAAATTGCTTTGCCCGCCCAAGCACAAGGCAGCGATTTACTGATTGAATTTGCTAGTAGCACCTTTGTCAGTGGCCCCGAAGATTTAGCAACGCGGGTCAGTTCGCGGGCATCCGATCCATTGCGTTTATTGGGTTTTCAGCTTGATCGGGTCGAAGTTAAATAA
- a CDS encoding proline--tRNA ligase has protein sequence MRMSKLATSTTKEAPNDAELISHSLLVRAGYVKQQSAGIYSLLPLCVRSTQKISQIIREEMDAIDGQELLMPVVTSADLWRETGRYEGVTEELLRFKDRNNKDMVLNMTHEEVVTDIMRRYIKSYRQMPVMVYQIQTKYRDEARPRGGIIRLREFTMKDAYSFHATIEDLDQYYEQVLNAYKRIYQRCGLPVEVVQSDPGMMGGKIAHEFMAVTPAGEDTLILCPSCGYSANREVAVGANPASTAALEALSQGEANTKDLAGHFGVAPTRVIQIKLYKTAEGVLVVTYAPAGREINHIKLQNAVGAELQNVSEAELANYGLSGFASVAPRSLKASENVRILVDSALTTERNLVGAAGKAVHYDLNLNWERDFTGEVVDLTDVLEGQPCSRCGEPLTIARAIEVGNIFKLGTKYSAAMKCVFANEKGEMQPAIMGCYGIGVQRILASLIEKFNDARGMMLPITVAPYQVHVVGTDYQSNAETKSVADQLYSDLQAQGVTVLLDDRDVNAGNKFGDADLIGNPIQVIIGSRGLKNGQAEVKIRSTGETTMVALADLLSHVLGVRQAMFASLS, from the coding sequence ATGCGAATGTCGAAACTTGCAACGAGTACCACCAAAGAAGCACCAAATGATGCCGAATTAATTAGTCACTCGCTGTTGGTGCGGGCTGGCTATGTCAAGCAACAATCAGCCGGAATCTACTCGTTGCTGCCGTTATGTGTACGCTCGACCCAGAAGATCTCGCAAATTATTCGCGAAGAGATGGATGCGATTGACGGCCAAGAGTTGTTGATGCCAGTGGTCACCAGCGCTGATCTTTGGCGCGAAACTGGTCGCTACGAAGGCGTAACCGAAGAATTGCTGCGCTTCAAAGATCGCAATAACAAAGATATGGTGTTGAACATGACCCATGAAGAAGTGGTCACCGACATCATGCGCCGCTACATCAAATCGTATCGCCAAATGCCCGTCATGGTCTATCAGATTCAGACCAAATATCGTGACGAGGCGCGGCCACGTGGCGGGATCATACGTTTGCGCGAGTTTACCATGAAGGATGCCTATTCCTTCCATGCCACAATCGAAGATCTCGACCAATATTATGAGCAAGTGCTCAATGCCTACAAGCGAATTTACCAACGCTGTGGCTTGCCGGTCGAAGTTGTACAATCTGACCCAGGCATGATGGGTGGCAAGATTGCTCATGAATTTATGGCGGTCACACCTGCTGGCGAAGATACCCTGATCTTATGTCCAAGCTGTGGTTATTCGGCCAATCGCGAAGTTGCCGTTGGAGCCAACCCAGCCTCAACTGCTGCGCTCGAAGCCCTAAGCCAAGGTGAAGCCAACACCAAAGATTTGGCTGGGCACTTTGGGGTTGCGCCAACTCGCGTCATTCAAATTAAGTTGTATAAAACAGCCGAAGGTGTGTTGGTGGTGACCTATGCCCCAGCAGGTCGCGAAATCAACCACATCAAATTGCAAAATGCCGTTGGCGCTGAATTGCAAAATGTCAGCGAAGCCGAATTGGCCAATTATGGTTTGAGCGGTTTTGCCAGCGTAGCTCCACGCAGCCTCAAGGCCAGCGAAAACGTGCGCATTTTGGTCGATAGCGCGTTGACGACCGAACGCAATTTGGTTGGCGCAGCTGGCAAAGCTGTCCACTACGATCTCAATTTGAATTGGGAGCGGGATTTCACAGGCGAAGTGGTTGATTTGACCGATGTGCTTGAAGGCCAGCCCTGTAGCCGCTGTGGTGAACCATTGACGATTGCCCGCGCAATTGAAGTTGGTAATATCTTCAAACTGGGCACCAAATATTCAGCCGCCATGAAATGTGTCTTCGCCAACGAAAAAGGCGAGATGCAACCAGCGATCATGGGTTGCTATGGTATTGGGGTGCAACGGATTTTGGCTTCGTTGATCGAAAAGTTCAACGATGCGCGTGGCATGATGCTACCAATCACGGTTGCCCCATATCAAGTCCATGTGGTTGGCACTGATTATCAAAGCAATGCTGAAACCAAAAGCGTCGCCGATCAACTGTACAGCGATTTACAAGCCCAAGGCGTAACGGTGCTGTTGGATGATCGCGATGTTAACGCTGGCAATAAATTTGGCGATGCCGATTTGATTGGCAACCCAATTCAGGTGATTATCGGCTCGCGTGGCCTGAAAAATGGTCAAGCCGAGGTCAAAATTCGCAGCACTGGCGAAACAACCATGGTTGCTTTGGCCGATCTGCTGAGCCATGTGTTGGGCGTGCGCCAAGCGATGTTTGCAAGCCTGAGCTAA
- a CDS encoding PDZ domain-containing protein, whose protein sequence is MSVVLDYTLAIPQPQRHIINVTLRIEGLTGSETSLQLPAWTPGSYLLREYARHLRFVEARADGQALAIHKTDRLTWQVQTNGASAITVTYQVYGYELTVRTNHIDATHAHIVPAATLLYLPEYQYCQYHVRLELPSTWEIATGLPQLADGRYGTNDLDELMDCPFEVGELRRYRFDVAEKAHEVVVWGHGNEDIEQVLADTKQIVETEHAFWGDLPYDYYLFIVLLAGANTYGGLEHRNSTSLLLPRHVFKPSKTYERAQGLIAHEFFHTWNVKRLRAAPLGPFDYTRENYTRLLWVMEGFTEYYTDLMLVRAGLMTPQRYLERLADDITTLQNIPGRLVHSLSSSSFDAWIKFYRPDESTPNTTVSYYLKGGLAALVLDMQLRERSNGQQSLDDLIRYLYRTYPITGPGIPEADGMQQALQALTGSDWSDYFANYIDGLSELPYAEAFATVGLQLQWNYKDRDAQGNPRPQLGIRSKAVDGRVQITHVLDGGDADRAGLAAGDELIALDGWRIDEDGLNKRLADYPIGATVQLSFFRRDELLHLPVTFSQPNPDFLSLTLVSQPSASQRQQAATWLGTPLFK, encoded by the coding sequence GTGTCTGTTGTCCTTGATTACACCCTCGCGATTCCTCAACCTCAACGCCATATCATCAACGTTACATTGCGGATTGAGGGTTTAACGGGTTCTGAAACGTCGTTGCAATTGCCAGCATGGACACCAGGCTCGTATCTGCTCCGTGAATATGCCCGCCATTTGCGTTTTGTCGAGGCTCGTGCCGATGGTCAAGCGCTGGCTATTCATAAAACTGATCGCCTGACATGGCAGGTACAAACCAATGGAGCCAGTGCGATCACCGTAACCTATCAAGTCTATGGCTATGAATTGACTGTGCGTACCAATCACATCGATGCAACTCACGCGCATATCGTGCCAGCCGCCACCTTGCTTTATTTGCCCGAATATCAGTATTGTCAGTACCACGTGCGACTTGAACTACCAAGCACTTGGGAGATTGCCACAGGCTTGCCGCAGTTGGCCGATGGTCGCTACGGCACCAACGATTTAGATGAATTGATGGATTGTCCGTTTGAGGTTGGCGAATTGCGCCGTTATCGCTTTGACGTAGCCGAAAAAGCTCACGAAGTGGTAGTTTGGGGTCATGGCAACGAAGATATCGAGCAAGTGCTGGCCGACACCAAGCAAATTGTTGAAACTGAGCATGCCTTCTGGGGCGATTTGCCCTATGATTATTATTTGTTTATCGTGCTGCTGGCTGGAGCCAATACTTACGGTGGCTTAGAGCATCGTAATTCAACCTCGCTCTTGCTGCCACGCCATGTTTTCAAGCCTAGCAAAACCTATGAACGCGCTCAAGGCCTGATTGCCCATGAGTTTTTTCATACATGGAATGTCAAACGGCTACGGGCTGCCCCGCTTGGCCCCTTCGATTACACCCGCGAAAATTACACCCGTTTGTTGTGGGTCATGGAAGGTTTCACCGAATACTACACCGATTTGATGTTGGTTCGCGCAGGCTTGATGACTCCTCAACGCTACCTTGAGCGCTTGGCCGATGATATTACAACCCTGCAAAATATTCCTGGCCGCTTGGTGCATAGTCTGAGCAGTTCCTCATTCGATGCTTGGATCAAGTTCTATCGACCCGATGAATCAACGCCAAACACCACTGTTTCGTATTATCTCAAGGGTGGGTTGGCGGCATTGGTGCTCGATATGCAATTGCGCGAACGGAGCAATGGTCAGCAATCGCTTGATGATTTGATTCGCTATCTCTATCGGACGTATCCAATCACTGGCCCAGGGATTCCCGAAGCCGATGGCATGCAGCAAGCCTTGCAAGCACTCACAGGCAGCGATTGGAGTGACTATTTCGCCAATTATATCGATGGATTAAGCGAGTTGCCCTACGCCGAAGCCTTTGCCACGGTTGGCTTGCAATTGCAATGGAATTATAAAGATCGTGATGCGCAAGGCAATCCACGGCCCCAGCTTGGGATTCGCAGCAAAGCTGTTGATGGTCGGGTGCAAATTACCCATGTGCTCGATGGCGGCGATGCTGATCGGGCTGGTTTGGCTGCTGGCGATGAATTGATTGCGCTCGATGGTTGGCGCATCGATGAAGATGGCTTGAATAAGCGGCTAGCCGATTATCCAATTGGCGCAACCGTGCAATTAAGCTTCTTTCGCCGTGATGAATTATTGCACTTGCCCGTGACATTCAGCCAACCTAACCCTGATTTCTTGAGCCTAACCTTGGTGAGCCAACCAAGCGCTAGCCAACGCCAACAAGCAGCGACATGGCTCGGTACGCCATTGTTTAAATAG
- a CDS encoding roadblock/LC7 domain-containing protein, translated as MRHIVEDLIRVEGVIGSLLVGRDGLVIASTLIEDEDAEVLGAMSAAVFGEIDKATKRIGIGTLVDAIIDAKDGSILLLEARDVILTVVTQRMVNLGLVKIEMRRAAKNISKAVPI; from the coding sequence ATGCGTCATATCGTTGAGGACTTAATTCGGGTTGAAGGGGTTATCGGCAGCCTCTTAGTGGGCCGCGATGGTTTGGTTATCGCCAGCACTTTAATCGAAGATGAAGATGCTGAAGTATTGGGCGCGATGTCGGCAGCAGTATTCGGCGAAATTGATAAAGCGACCAAACGGATTGGGATTGGCACGTTGGTTGATGCAATTATTGATGCCAAAGATGGTTCGATTCTGTTGCTCGAAGCTCGTGATGTTATTCTGACTGTGGTAACGCAACGAATGGTTAATCTTGGTTTGGTCAAGATTGAAATGCGCCGCGCTGCCAAAAATATTAGCAAGGCAGTGCCGATTTAG
- a CDS encoding DUF4173 domain-containing protein, with amino-acid sequence MTRQQQLALYLLPVAFGLALIADLLGLFHQLWGINFVLWTLLSSGAIVGLAFKQAQALPKETWLWLAVANLASLGFVVRDNEPILVWLGFCWVLAWMLIFSQPYRAHWQLASIRGWIVSGVVTGFGAAFGSFAASIHLPLRVGNFTSAKLRPILIGLGLALPLLCVFGGLFASADAVFENIFADLFNWNLDWLFEHVFVVMFGTWAILGCGWILFAAPKPDISLSQRPGLFNIGKIEVGIILGLLNALFGLFVLIQIRYLFGGEQQIAEGISYADYARRGFFELVTVALLVLPTLLVGSWLSEQRTEAQPLFRILALVLLVQVGVVLASAVSRMLLYIDAYGLTESRIQATALMIWIVLVALWFVATVLRQRGQYFANGALVAAMLVLIGLVLLNPSNLIVRYNASHRGVASFDGYYIGSLADDADAVPAIIEVLPNLPSEQNCQIATLLLNNWQENNDDWRSANLSRSKARQAVLQNERMLTEMSCPIDRSM; translated from the coding sequence ATGACCCGCCAACAACAGCTTGCGCTGTATCTTTTGCCCGTGGCGTTTGGGCTAGCGCTGATTGCCGATTTACTAGGCTTATTCCACCAATTATGGGGCATTAATTTTGTGCTCTGGACGCTGCTCTCAAGTGGCGCAATCGTTGGCTTGGCATTTAAGCAAGCCCAAGCCTTGCCCAAAGAAACCTGGCTTTGGCTCGCCGTCGCCAATCTAGCAAGTTTGGGCTTTGTGGTGCGCGATAACGAGCCAATTTTGGTTTGGCTGGGCTTCTGCTGGGTCTTGGCCTGGATGCTCATTTTCAGCCAGCCCTACCGCGCTCATTGGCAATTGGCCTCAATTCGCGGCTGGATTGTGTCGGGCGTGGTCACTGGATTTGGGGCAGCGTTTGGTAGCTTTGCTGCATCGATCCATCTGCCATTGCGGGTGGGCAATTTCACCAGCGCCAAATTACGGCCAATTTTGATTGGGCTAGGCTTAGCTTTGCCATTGTTGTGTGTGTTTGGCGGCTTGTTTGCCTCAGCCGATGCAGTATTTGAAAATATCTTCGCCGATTTGTTTAACTGGAATTTGGATTGGCTGTTTGAGCATGTCTTTGTGGTGATGTTTGGCACTTGGGCGATTTTGGGTTGTGGCTGGATTTTATTTGCCGCGCCAAAACCAGATATTTCCTTGAGCCAACGTCCAGGCTTATTCAACATTGGCAAGATCGAAGTTGGCATCATTTTGGGCTTGCTGAATGCGCTTTTTGGCTTGTTTGTGTTGATTCAAATTCGCTATTTATTTGGTGGCGAACAGCAAATTGCCGAAGGTATTAGCTATGCTGATTATGCTCGCCGTGGCTTTTTCGAGTTGGTAACCGTGGCCTTATTGGTCTTGCCAACGTTGTTAGTTGGCAGTTGGCTGAGCGAACAACGGACTGAAGCCCAACCCTTGTTTCGAATTTTGGCCTTGGTATTATTGGTGCAAGTTGGAGTGGTGTTGGCTTCGGCTGTTTCGCGTATGCTGCTCTACATCGATGCCTATGGTTTGACTGAATCACGGATTCAAGCAACAGCCTTGATGATTTGGATTGTGCTGGTGGCCTTGTGGTTTGTGGCAACCGTGCTGCGCCAGCGGGGCCAATATTTCGCCAATGGTGCCTTGGTTGCGGCCATGCTGGTGCTCATTGGCTTGGTTTTGTTGAATCCCAGCAATTTGATTGTGCGCTACAACGCCAGCCATCGCGGCGTAGCCAGTTTTGATGGCTACTACATTGGCAGTTTGGCCGATGATGCTGATGCCGTGCCAGCGATCATCGAGGTGCTGCCTAACTTGCCTTCGGAGCAAAATTGCCAAATTGCCACGCTCTTATTAAATAATTGGCAAGAAAATAACGACGATTGGCGCAGTGCCAACCTCAGCCGTAGCAAGGCCCGTCAGGCTGTGCTGCAAAACGAACGAATGCTGACCGAAATGAGTTGTCCAATTGATCGCTCAATGTGA
- the coaBC gene encoding bifunctional phosphopantothenoylcysteine decarboxylase/phosphopantothenate--cysteine ligase CoaBC → MTLVDRRIVLGVTGGIAAYKVVQLARNLSLAGALVDVVMTEEATKFVTPLTFGALTHRPVYTDMWQLSEQTDIGHVTIGDRADLIIIAPATANTIARLAMGMSDDMLTTTVLASRAPILLAPAMNVNMWANPATQANVATLQSRGFQIIPPTAGRMAEPMVGVGRLAEIDQIEAEIRLALGRRFGVLAGKRLIITAGGTHEAIDPVRFIGNRSSGAMGFALAAAARDAGADVRLIIGAASATPPLGTQHIYAESAAAMHDTLHHEINQGCDLLIMAAAVADYRPVSVADNKIKKTEQAEQSLSLQLTQTTDILASLKEHTGFVKIGFAAETHDLEQYAQAKLTRKGLDAIVANDARTALGASDNAVTVFHRNGQRWDFGRQAKTELAQQLVELFSGFLRT, encoded by the coding sequence ATGACCTTGGTTGATCGGCGGATTGTGCTAGGCGTAACAGGCGGAATTGCAGCCTACAAGGTCGTGCAGTTAGCACGCAATTTGAGCCTAGCAGGGGCGTTGGTCGATGTGGTGATGACTGAAGAAGCTACCAAATTTGTCACACCCTTGACCTTTGGCGCATTAACCCATCGCCCAGTGTATACGGATATGTGGCAACTCTCCGAACAAACCGATATTGGCCATGTGACGATTGGCGATCGGGCTGATCTGATCATCATCGCGCCTGCCACTGCCAACACAATTGCCCGGCTGGCCATGGGGATGAGCGATGATATGCTGACCACCACCGTACTGGCTTCGCGTGCGCCAATCTTGCTAGCTCCGGCGATGAATGTGAATATGTGGGCGAATCCTGCTACCCAAGCCAATGTTGCAACCTTGCAAAGCCGTGGTTTCCAAATAATTCCCCCAACTGCTGGGCGTATGGCCGAGCCAATGGTCGGGGTTGGTCGGCTAGCGGAGATCGATCAGATCGAGGCTGAGATTCGTTTGGCCTTGGGTCGGCGTTTTGGGGTATTAGCTGGCAAACGGTTGATTATCACTGCTGGCGGAACGCACGAGGCGATCGATCCAGTGCGCTTCATCGGCAATCGCTCATCGGGCGCGATGGGCTTTGCCTTGGCCGCCGCCGCCCGTGATGCTGGCGCAGATGTACGCTTGATTATCGGCGCAGCTAGTGCCACCCCGCCGCTTGGCACGCAGCACATCTATGCCGAAAGCGCCGCCGCCATGCACGATACCTTGCATCACGAAATTAACCAAGGCTGCGATCTGTTGATTATGGCTGCCGCGGTCGCCGATTATCGGCCTGTGAGTGTGGCCGATAATAAAATCAAAAAAACTGAGCAAGCCGAACAATCCCTGAGTTTGCAACTGACCCAAACCACCGATATTCTGGCCAGCCTCAAAGAGCATACTGGCTTTGTAAAAATCGGCTTTGCTGCTGAAACTCACGATCTTGAGCAGTATGCCCAAGCCAAACTTACGCGCAAAGGGCTTGATGCGATTGTTGCCAACGATGCCCGTACCGCGCTTGGGGCCAGCGATAACGCCGTAACCGTGTTTCATCGCAACGGCCAGCGCTGGGATTTTGGCCGCCAAGCTAAAACTGAACTAGCTCAGCAGTTGGTTGAGTTGTTCAGTGGTTTTTTGAGAACGTAG
- the ndk gene encoding nucleoside-diphosphate kinase produces the protein MEKSLIILKPDAVQRGLIGPILTRLEARGLKFIGIKLSQVSSDLAHKHYGVHEGKPFFAGLVSYITSGPVLVVAVEGKDVIEIVRSTVGATNPVKAAPGTIRGDFGVNIGRNLIHASDSPENGEHEVALFFSSEELIRSERSVDQWITE, from the coding sequence GTGGAAAAGTCATTGATCATCTTAAAGCCTGATGCAGTTCAACGTGGTTTAATTGGGCCAATTTTGACCCGCTTGGAAGCTCGCGGCTTGAAATTTATCGGCATCAAATTGTCGCAAGTTAGCAGCGATTTGGCCCACAAGCACTATGGCGTACACGAAGGCAAGCCATTTTTCGCTGGCTTGGTTTCATACATTACCTCAGGCCCAGTGCTGGTTGTTGCAGTTGAAGGCAAAGATGTGATCGAAATTGTGCGCTCAACTGTTGGCGCAACCAATCCCGTCAAGGCTGCCCCTGGCACGATCCGTGGCGATTTTGGTGTGAACATCGGGCGCAACTTGATCCACGCCTCAGACTCACCTGAAAATGGCGAACATGAAGTGGCCTTGTTCTTCAGCAGCGAAGAATTGATCCGCTCAGAACGCTCAGTCGATCAATGGATTACCGAGTAA